One window from the genome of Canis aureus isolate CA01 chromosome 18, VMU_Caureus_v.1.0, whole genome shotgun sequence encodes:
- the KCP gene encoding kielin/chordin-like protein isoform X4, producing MAGPRAAPLAVVLQLASLALASAAGGGGVILREPPELADIQDYQQQEPAHSSAPAGAPQEQWRPLEERLGRLEAQMMALGEQNKELQVRVRQLESCECRRPASPQCQGLGRAWPEGAGWEPDTCTVCVCRDGAVHCEPKPGLPHCHGCSHHGQAYGNGETFSPDACTTCHCLEGAITCTQKPCPEGPCPEPGACCPHCEPGCPGGHRSGERWQPEPCVICTCQAGTVRCQTPSCPELNCLESYTPPGECCPVCRPGCEYEGQPYEEGANFLSSSNPCLQCSCLRSLVRCVPVKCPPSPCPEPVLRPGRCCPTCRGCVEGGSRWDHGQEWTAPGDPCRICQCLEGHIQCRQRQCASLCPYPARPLPGTCCPLCDGCFLNGREYRSGEPVGSGDPCSHCRCANGSVQCEPLPCPPVPCRYPGRTPGQCCPVCDGCEYQGHQYQSEETFRLQESGRCIRCSCQAGEVSCEEQECPVAPCTLPASGPQLCPACVLDGEEFAEGVQWEPDGQPCTACSCHDGMPMCGAVLCSPAPCQHPTQPPGACCPSCESCTYHGQVYANGQNFTDADSPCHACHCKDGTVRCSLVDCPPTTCARPQSGPGQCCPRCPDCILEEQVFVDGESFSHPRDPCQECQCREGHARCQPRACPRAPCAHPLPGPCCQNNCNGCAFGGKEYPNGADFPHPSDPCRQCHCLSGSVQCLARRCPPLPCPEPALLPEECCPQCPGRRRTPGADPTPTGGASPPGSPAAPSSGCPRPGGGGPARLLEHFSLPGDPCRRCLCLAGSASCQRLPCPPAPCAHPRRGPCCPSCDGCLYQGKEFASGERFPSPTASCHVCLCWEGSVSCEPRACAPAQCPFPARDDCCPACDGCEYLGESYLSSQEFPDPREPCNLCTCLGGYVTCGRRPCEPPGCSHPLTSAGHCCPTCQGCLYHGVTAASGETLPDPLDPSCSLCTCQEGSMRCQKKPCPPALCPHPSPGPCFCPVCHNCLSQGQEHRDGEEFEGPPGSCEWCRCQAGQVSCVRLPCPHLSCPLQVTEQGSCCPRCRGCLAHGEEHPEGSSWVHPKSPCSSCMCHEGVVTCARVQCISSCAQPHQVLSDCCPRCSDCEHEGHKYEPGESFQPGADPCEVCLCELQPEGPPSIQCHRRQCPSLVGCPTSQVLPPGPQHCCPTCAQALSNCTEGLLGSELAPPDPCYTCRCQDLTWFCIRQDCPELSCPPSERHTLPGRCCPECRECVVEAEGRRVADGESWQDPSNACVTCTCHRGQVECDLEECPALSCPHGWAKVREAGRCCDRCQAPARSCEHQGRAVAPGERWAVDLCTTCSCVAGTVRCQSQRCPPLSCGPDEAPALSPGGCCPRCLPRPASCMAFGDPHYRTFDGRLLHFQGSCSYVLAKDCGRGDFSVHVTNDNRGRRGVAWTQEVAVLLGGVAVRLLQGKAVTVDGRPVTLPFLLEPLLYVELRRRTLILHAQPGLQHRCCGTGSLKWR from the exons ATGGCCGGGCCCCGGGCAGCGCCGCTCGCCGTCGTCCTGCAGCTCGCGAGCCTGGCCCTGGCCTCGGCGGCGGGCGGAG GTGGGGTCATCCTCAGGGAGCCCCCTGAGCTTGCTGACATCCAGGACTACCAGCAGCAGGAGCCAGCCCACTCCTCAGCCCCTGCTGGGGCCCCCCAGGAGCAGTGGCGCCCCCTGGAGGAACGGCTGGGAAGGCTGGAGGCCCAGATGATGGCACTCGGAGAGCAG AACAAGGAGCTGCAGGTGAGGGTGAGGCAGCTGGAGTCCTGTGAATGCCGCCGCCCAGCTTCTCCCCAGTGCCAGGGACTGGGGCGGGCCTGGCCTGAGGGTGCTGGCTGGGAGCCTGACACCTGCACAGTCTGTGTGTGCCGGGATGGGGCTGTGCACTGTGAGCCCAAGCCCGGCCTGCCCCATTGCCATG gctgcagccacCATGGTCAGGCCTATGGCAATGGGGAGACCTTCTCCCCAGATGCCTGCACCACCTGCCACTGCCTG GAAGGAGCCATAACCTGTACCCAGAAACCATGCCCAGAAGGACCCTGCCCAGAGCCAGGAGCATGCTGTCCGCACTGTGAGCCAG GCTGCCCTGGAGGCCACAGATCTGGGGAAAGGTGGCAACCAGAGCCCTGTGTCATCTGCACCTGCCAG GCAGGGACTGTGCGGTGCCAGACGCCCTCATGCCCAGAGCTCAACTGCCTGGAGAGCTACACCCCGCCTGGGGAGTGCTGCCCTGTCTGCCGGCCAG GCTGTGAGTATGAGGGGCAGCCTTATGAAGAGGGTGCCAACTTCCTGTCCAGCTCCAACCCTTGTCTACAATGCTCCTGCCTG AGGAGTCTGGTTCGCTGTGTGCCTGTCAAGTGtccacccagcccctgccctgagcCGGTCCTGAGGCCTGGGCGCTGCTGCCCGACCTGCCGAG gctgtgTGGAAGGTGGCTCTCGCTGGGATCATGGCCAGGAGTGGActgcccctggggacccctgCCGGATCTGCCAGTGCCTG gAGGGCCACATTCAGTGCCGCCAGCGACAGTGTGCCAGCCTGTGCCCATACCCTGCACGTCCCCTGCCTGGCACCTGCTGCCCGCTGTGTGATG GCTGTTTCCTAAATGGGCGGGAGTACCGCAGCGGAGAGCCGGTGGGCTCTGGGGACCCCTGCTCGCACTGCCGCTGCGCT AATGGGAGTGTCCAGTGTGAGCCTCTGCCCTGCCCGCCTGTGCCCTGCAGATACCCAGGCAGGACCCCTGGGCAGTGCTGCCCAGTCTGTGACG GCTGTGAGTACCAGGGACACCAGTATCAGAGTGAAGAGACCTTTAGACTCCAAGAGAGTGGGCGCTGCATCCGCTGCTCCTGCCAG GCCGGCGAGGTCTCCTGTGAGGAGCAGGAGTGCCCAGTTGCCCCCTGCACACTGCCCGCCTCTGGCCCCCAGCTCTGTCCAG CCTGCGTTCTCGATGGAGAGGAGTTTGCTGAGGGGGTCCAGTGGGAGCCTGATGGCCAGCCCTGCACGGCCTGCTCCTGTCATGACGGCATGCCCATGTGTGGGGCTGTGCTctgctccccagctccctgccagCACCCTACCCAGCCCCCTG gtgcctgctgTCCCAGCTGTGAGAGCTGCACCTACCATGGCCAAGTGTACGCCAATGGGCAGAACTTCACAGATGCAGATAGCCCTTGCCATGCCTGCCACTGCAAG gATGGGACTGTGAGGTGCTCCTTGGTTGACTGCCCTCCCACAACTTGTGCCAGGCCCCAGAGTGGACCCGGCCAGTGCTGTCCCAGGTGCCCAG ACTGCATCCTGGAGGAACAAGTATTTGTGGATGGCGAGAGCTTCTCCCACCCCCGGGACCCCTGCCAGGAGTGTCAATGTCGGGAAGGCCATGCCCGTTGCCAGCCTCGGGCCTGCCCCAGGGCCCCCTGTGCCCAccctctgcctgggccctgcTGCCAGAACAACTGCAATG GCTGTGCCTTCGGAGGGAAAGAGTACCCCAACGGAGCCGACTTCCCTCACCCCTCTGACCCCTGCCGTCAGTGTCACTGTCTG AGCGGAAGCGTGCAGTGCCTCGCCCGCCGCTGCCCGCCGCTGCCCTGTCCAGAGCCGGCCCTGCTGCCCGAAGAGTGCTGCCCGCAGTGCCCCGGTAGGCGGCGCACCCCTGGGGCAGATCCAACCCCGACAGGGGGCGCCTCCCCTCCCGGCTCTCCCGCAGCGCCCTCCTCCGGCTGCccgcggccggggggcgggggtccggCCCGGCTCCTGGAGCATTTCTCCCTGCCCGGCGACCCCTGCCGCCGCTGCCTCTGCCTCGCCGGCTCCGCGTCCTGCCAGCGGCTGCCCTGCCCGCCTGCGCCCTGCGCCCACCCGCGCCGGGGACcctgctgcccctcctgcgaCG GCTGCCTGTACCAGGGGAAGGAGTTTGCCAGCGGGGAGCGCTTCCCTTCGCCCACTGCCTCCTGCCACGTCTGCCTCTGCTGGGAGGGCAGCGTCAGCTGTGAACCCAGGGCCTGTGCCCCTGCTCAGTGTCCCTTCCCTGCCAGGGATGACTGCTGTCCTGCCTGTGATG GTTGTGAGTATCTAGGGGAGTCCTACCTGAGCAGCCAGGAGTTCCCGGATCCCCGAGAGCCCTGCAATCTGTGCACCTGCCTCGGAGGCTATGTGACCTGTGGCCGCCGGCCCTGTGAGCCTCCGGGCTGCAGCCACCCGCTCACCTCAGCTGGACACTGCTGCCCAACCTGCCAGG GGTGCCTCTATCACGGGGTCACTGCAGCCTCTGGAGAGACCCTTCCTGACCCACTTGACCCCAGctgctccctctgcacctgccag GAAGGATCCATGCGCTGCCAGAAGAAGCCGTGTCCTCCggctctctgcccccacccctctccaggACCCTGCTTCTGCCCTGTTTGCCACA ACTGCCTCTCCCAGGGCCAGGAGCACCGGGACGGGGAAGAGTTTGAGGGGCCCCCAGGCAGCTGTGAGTGGTGTCGTTGTCAG GCTGGCCAGGTCAGCTGTGTGCGGCTGCCGTGCCCTCATCTGTCCTGCCCGCTCCAGGTCACGGAGCAGGGGAGCTGCTGCCCTCGCTGCAGAG GCTGCCTGGCTCATGGGGAGGAGCACCCTGAAGGCAGTAGCTGGGTGCACCCCAAGagcccctgctcctcctgcaTGTGTCATGAGGGCGTTGTCACCTGTGCCCGCGTCCAGTGTATCAGCTCCTGTGCCCAGCCCCACCAAGTGCTCAGTGACTGCTGCCCACGATGCTCTG actGTGAGCATGAGGGCCACAAGTATGAACCAGGGGAGAGCTTCCAGCCTGGGGCAGACCCGTGTGAAGTATGCCTCTGTGAG CTGCAGCCTGAGGGACCCCCCAGCATTCAGTGTCACCGACGGCAGTGTCCCAGCCTGGTGGGCTGTCCCACCAGCCAGGTCCTGCCCCCTGGGCCCCAGCACTGCTGCCCCACGTGTGCCC AAGCGCTGAGTAACTGCACAGAAGGCCTGCTGGGGTCTGAGCTGGCCCCGCCGGACCCTTGCTACACCTGCCGGTGCCAG GATCTAACGTGGTTCTGCATTCGCCAGGACTGTCCTGAGCTCAGCTGTCCCCCATCAGAGCGCCATACCCTCCCTGGGAGATGCTGCCCCGAGTGCCGAG AATGTGTGGTGGAGGCCGAGGGCCGGAgagtggcagatggagagagCTGGCAGGACCCTAGCAATGCTTGTGTTACTTGCACCTGCCAT CGGGGTCAAGTGGAGTGCGACCTGGAGGAGTGCCCCGCCCTCTCCTGCCCCCACGGCTGGGCGAAGGTGCGAGAGGCTGGCCGCTGCTGTGACCGATGCCAAG CCCCCGCCCGGTCGTGCGAGCACCAGGGCCGGGCGGTGGCCCCGGGGGAGCGCTGGGCCGTGGACCTTTGCACCACCTGCTCCTGCGTGGCCGGCACCGTGCGCTGCCAGAGCCAGCGCTGCCCGCCGCTCTCCTGTGGCCCC GACGAGGCCCCGGCCCTGAGTCCCGGCGGCTGCTGCCCCCGCTGCCTGCCGCGCCccgcctcctgcatggccttCGGAGACCCTCACTACCGCACCTTCGACGGCCGCCTGCTGCACTTCCAGGGCAGCTGCAGCTACGTGCTGGCCAAGGACTGCGGCCGAGGGGACTTCAg CGTGCACGTGACCAACGATAACCGGGGCCGGAGGGGTGTGGCCTGGACCCAGGAGGTGGCGGTGCTGCTCGGAGGCGTGGCAGTGCGGCTGCTGCAGGGCAAAGCGGTCACG gTGGACGGGCGCCCGGTGACCTTGCCCTTCCTACTGGAGCCGCTGCTGTACGTGGAGCTGCGGAGACGCACCTTGATCCTGCATGCCCAGCCCGGGCTCCAG CACAGGTGCTGTGGGACGGGCAGTCTCAAGTGGAGGTGA